In a genomic window of Vulpes lagopus strain Blue_001 chromosome 13, ASM1834538v1, whole genome shotgun sequence:
- the LOC121475013 gene encoding histone H1.8-like — protein MAPGSIASSDISTSSTSSTSTEGSSVVSGSEKPGPSRGVVRVGRRHPPVLRMVLEALQAGEQRRGTSVAAIKVYILQKYPTVDVIRLKYLLKQALATGMHRGLLVRPTNSKAKGATGSFKLVPKHKRKVQPRKTSTMTAPRRPGEGKEEVPKKPKEAKKDPPNPDKVKRGPRKPEEARTAPPKPGGETHRKTKAGSQNSKSTIPKGTNGAASPAKKENRAPKEVAHAAKEGPKAKAAAPPNGGRSKTLPEHLARKTEVPRGPRRAGMPTKSSSSKLASRKTETES, from the coding sequence ATGGCTCCTGGGAGCATTGCCTCCAGTGACATCTCAACCTCCTCAACCTCCTCAACCTCTACAGAGGGGTCATCCGTGGTGTCTGGGTCTGAAAAGCCAGGCCCGAGCCGTGGCGTCGTCAGAGTGGGGCGCCGTCACCCGCCCGTGCTGCGCATGGTTCTGGAGGCGCTGCAGGCGGGAGAGCAGCGCCGGGGCACCTCGGTGGCCGCCATCAAGGTTTACATCCTGCAGAAGTACCCGACGGTGGATGTCATCCGGCTCAAGTACCTGCTGAAGCAGGCCCTGGCCACTGGCATGCACCGTGGCCTCCTTGTCAGGCCCACCAACTCCAAGGCCAAGGGGGCCACTGGCAGCTTCAAATTGGTTCCCAAGCATAAAAGGAAAGTTCAACCCAGGAAGACCTCCACCATGACTGCTCCCAGGAGACCCGGTGAGGGCAAGGAGGAGGTCCCCAAGAAGCCAAAGGAggcaaagaaggaccctcccaaTCCAGACAAGGTGAAAAGGGGACCCAGGAAGCCAGAAGAGGCGAGGACTGCTCCTCCCAAACCAGGTGGTGAGAcccacaggaaaacaaaagctgGGAGTCAGAATTCAAAATCCACCATCCCCAAGGGCACGAATGGTGCTGCTTCTCCAGCCAAGAAGGAAAACCGTGCCCCTAAAGAAGTTGCCCATGCGGCCAAGGAGGGACCTAAAGCCAAGGCTGCTGCTCCTCCGAATGGTGGCAGGTCTAAGACGCTGCCTGAACACCTGGCCAGGAAGACAGAGGTCCCCAGGGGCCCTAGGAGGGCTGGCATGCCCACCAAGTCCTCCTCATCCAAACTGGCCAGTAGGAAGACAGAGACTGAGAGCTAG